In Nostoc sphaeroides, the genomic window ACTACCACTGGCCCGATTTGGCTTTGGGTTTGGATGGGGAAGCGATCGCTATTCGCTAAAATTACTACTGGATCAACTGCTGCCAACAACACTTGCCAACCTGGTAACGGTATCCAAGCTTGCTCTCCAGAAAACTTGACTAACCGAAATGGTTCAATTTCTGTGAGTATGGGCACAGCTTGCAAGTCTTGCCGTGATAATGGCAACTCGCCTACTACAGGCAAGATTCGGGGTAATTGTTCTTCAACTTCCAGGCGGTAAAAGGGTAAAATTGGCGCTGGACGCTGGGGAACGGTGGTAAAGTCTGTTAGTAGCTGTTCGATTTTTTGCCTTGCTGCTGGCGTGTGAGCAAAGCGTAAACCTTTGGCAATTAGGCGCGAATCGCTGTTGTAAATCTGCATTTTGGCGTGCCAGTTTCCAAACTTGATGAGCAACAGCATCTCCCGGATGGGCAGAAAACCCTTCTGGTAAAGTGCGGTAATAAGAGAACTCTTTAAGTGCTTTTGCTATTTCTCGTGCCTCATCAGCATCAACATTGTGGACGAAGATTAGTTCGGCGGCGGCGGCGCGTTCTTCTTGGGTGAGCAAACGCAGTTCGTATAAAACATCACTGCCGCGTGTGCCATAGTGCGATCGCGTTGCTTCCGATACTCCAAACTTTTCCAAAGAATTGTAAACTTGAGAACCAACAACCACCTGATTTTGTTGAATCGGCTCAAATCCAGTCGCCTCAAAAATTTCTTGGGGGTTGTAACCGGTTTTTAGCAACGAGGCGATCGCGGCTCCCCATTCCACCCAGTTGCCTTGTTTTTGCCTCAGCCTTCGTAGTAATTCTTGTGCTACATCGTTAGTAGCATTTTCTTCGGGATTCTGAGCGTTGGGTGGTAGATCAGTCATAATTGGAGTGCGAGCTTCAACTTGAGAGGTTGATTAATACCTCATGAGCAAGTCTTATTCTAATCTATGAAACCCATACCTACTGCTTTGAGTTGATCTGTGGAAACTGATCTAGTTAATTCTTCTTGTAGAATTTTTCTTGCTTCAGATATTTGGTACAAGCAAATATCCTCTGTGACACTCATCGTTACCGTATTTAAATATTCAAGTTAACTCCGTAAAAACCCTTGATAATATTGAGCTATTCTCAACTAAGCTTGGTATGGAATATAACAAGATAGTGAATATTTAAAGGAAATATTTTATGGATAAGCCCAGTGTCGAAATAGATAAACTCCAATATCCAGTGATGACTCTCCAACAACCAAAAAAGCTGAAAATCCTGGTAGTTGACGATGAGCCAGATAATCTCGATCTGCTTTATCGTACCTTTCGACGCGACTTTAATGTTCTGAAAGCTGATAGTGGGGTGAACGCCCTAGAAATTTTAGCAGCAGAAGGAGAGGTAGCGGTGATTATCTCCGATCAACGGATGCCAGAAATGAAAGGAACTGAGTTTCTCAGCAAGACTGTACCTCAGTTTCCCGATACGGTTAGGATAATTCTCACCGGATTTACTGATATTGAAGACTTGGTAGAGGCGATTAATGCAGGGCAAGTCTACAAATATATTACCAAGCCTTGGGATCCAGGCGAACTGAAGGCAGTGGTGCAAAGAGCAGCAGAAACCTACGACTTGCTCAAGCAACGTACAGAAGAATTACGCCGTTCTCATGCTCAAATAGCGCTACTGAGTGTTTTGGTACAGATAACTCAAGCAGCTTCTAGCTTAGAAGAAACTCTCGCTCCCATTGCTAGGGCTGTGAGTGATACTTTTGGAACAGACGGGTGTATTTTACAACTTACAGATGGAAATACTCTAATTGCGACTCAAGGAAGTTACAGCGATACAGGTACAATAGAGAATTGGCTATCTGTTGACCCATTAACAAAGGAAGCGATCGCCACCGGGCAAATGCAAGTTTCCTTAAATATACTTAAAGACACTAAATTAGTTGATGCTGTTCAGTACAAAAATACGGGTGTGCAAGCACATTTAGTTATCCCAATTAGCTACCGCAATCAACTTTTGGGCGTATTATCACTACAGTGGAAACAACCCTGCACTTTACGGGAAGATGAATTAATGCTAATTAATTTATCAGCCCAACTGATAGCGATCGCTCTTATTAGTTGTCATTAGTCATTAGTCATTAGTCATTAGTCATTTGTCATTTGTCAAAAACCAATGCCCAATGCCTAATGCCCCATACTTCGGCTTACCTCGACTTCGCTCGGTACAAGTCGCTCAGTACAAGTGCCCAATACCCAACGCCCAATGACTAACGAAATTCAGTCCATTTTTAACCGTATTGCTCCAGTTTATGACCAGTTGAACGACTGGTTGAGTTTGGGACAGCATCGAATATGGAAGGAAATGGCAGTGAAATGGAGTGGAGCTAAATCGGGTGATACGGCATTAGATTTGTGTTGCGGTAGTGGTGATTTAGCCTTACGTCTGTCACGGCGTGTAGGGGCAACAGGGAAGGTTTACGGAGTGGATTTTTCACCCAACCTGCTTTCAAAAGCTAAAGAACGCTCACATTGGCAGTACCCCCAACCTGCGATCGCCTGGGTAGAAGCCGACGTGCTAAATTTACCCTTTGAGGATAACCAATTTGATGCCGCAACAATGGGCTATGGTTTAAGAAATGTTAAAGATATTCCCCGCAGTCTCCAAGAGTTATACCGGGTTTTGAAGCCGGGTGCTAAAGCCGCAATATTAGACTTTCATCGACCGAGTAATCCTCAGCTACGTGCCCTTCAGCAGTTGTATCTGGACAGTTTTGTGGTGCCAGTTGCCAGTTATTTAGGGTTAAAAGAAGAATATGCTTACATCAGCCCTAGCTTAGACCGCTTTCCCATCGGCAGAGAGCAAATAGAGTTAGCGCGGCAAGTTGGTTTTGCTGTTGCCACACACTACCCCATCGTGAACGGTATGATGGGAGTGCTGGTGCTTAGTAAATTATGAGTTATTAGTTAAAAGTTATGAATTACGAGTAGTGATAAATTCTCAACATAATTTATCATTCCTAACTCCTAACTCTTGTACAGACGCGATTAATCGCATCTCTCCTAACTCTAAGCTCTTGTACAGACGCGATTAATCGCGTCTCTCCTAACTCCTAATTTTTTTAATTCTTCCCTTGGACTGGTCTCATCTTTGGCTTTATGTGTCTCCCCCGGTACTGGGTGGAATTATCGGCTATTTCACAAATGACATAGCCATCAAAATGTTGTTCCGTCCTTACCGAGCAATTTACATTGCTGGACGAAGAGTACCCTTTACCCCTGGATTGATTCCCCGCAACCAGGAACGTCTGGCTCTGAACATTTCTAAGACAATCATGGGGTCACTTTTGACACCACAAGAATTGCAAAATCTGGCGCGGCGTTTGTTGCAAACAGAACGCGTACAAGGAGCAATTCTCTGGTTGTTGCGGCTGGCTATTGAACAAATCAAAACAGATAAAAACGAGAAAAGTGCCAAAATTGTGGCAGGGATTTTGCGGGATTTAATAGGGGAATCCTTGCCACGGTTACTCAAGGTTTTAGCGCGGCGTGAAGACTTTTTGGAAGCGCAGATCAATCAAATTTTTGACCAGATATTGCTGGAATTTCAATTGAGTGAAGAACAAGCCACGCGGCTAGCTGATTGGTTGTTGCAAGTAGTTTTACCGCCAGATGTGTTGCGGCAGACGATAGTTGATTTTTTGACCGATCGCACAATTCAAATTATCGATGAAGGCTTCCGCGAAAAAACCAGTGGGACTTATTGGGTAGTAGCAAATTTGTTTGGCTTACGTAATACTCTCACTCGACTACGGACTTTTTGCTTGGATGAAAAAGAGGCTGCTAATGCTCGGTTGCAGGAATTGACTAAAGATTTGCAAATCCGCGATCGCATTCGGAAATTACTGCAAAATTTATCATTACAAAACTTGCCAATTGGGACGGTGCGCCAACTCAGAAAGACTACCCGCGAAAGTGTCCGCCATTATTTACAAAACAGTGGCAGCGATTTTTTACAAGGATTAACTGATTCTGTTGATTGGGAAAATATTGCTGTAGTGCTGCTAAATCGTCTGAGTACTTCACCTGTTGTCAATACTTCTTTAGAAGTTATGAGTCAAGAATTGGCTTTAATATTAGATAAATATTTGGAAAAAGATTTAGAAGTAATTGTGGCGCAAGCAATTCCGATTTTGTCGATAGATCAAGTGATAGTTGACCGGGTAAAATCAACTTCCCCGGCTGATTTAGAAGCTGCAATTGAGGGAATTGTAAAAAATGAATTGCAAGCGATTGTAACTTTAGGTGGTGTTTTGGGTTTTGTCATCGGGTTATTGCAGACAGTGTTTTTAATATTTAGTCAATATTAATTTTGTGTTTTTGGCTGTAAATTTTTATTACATTATAGTTAATGAGTGAAATTGAGCGATCGCTTTTTACTCGCACCTCTTCTGAAAAGGCGATCGCTCTCGTTTTTATTTTGAGCCACCCGGATTCATCCACAGGGTAATACATTATCGTGTAAATCGCTTACTCTCAACAAGAGGCATGGGGGCAGTTCTTGCTCTTAGCAGAGAGGAAACCCCATAGTTAAAAGTAGGAGACTTAGCCTGTGGAGGCATTATTTCTCGTGCAATACATCTCTAAATAAATATTTTTACCTTTAGCATAAATAAATTTACTTGCTCTAAGACCCTTTTAGCACCTTAATATTTCAGAATCTTTCTCGGACTGCAAGAACTGCAAAGAGTAAGAACTGCCTATAAAGGTCAACACTCAACAGTCATTCTGACTTTAAGTTCAATTGTTTAAATTTTTAGTTTTCAAAACAAAAGGACGAACTCATGGCAAATTCAGTTTTCAACTTATCTAACCTCAACGGCACAAATGGGTTTGCCATCAACGGCATCAATCCAGATGACCGTTCAGGCAACTCTATTAGCAGTGCGGGAGACATCAACGGCGACGGTCTAGACGACCTGATTATCGGGGCAGATGCTGCCGACGGCAACGGCAGATCTTCAGGGCAAAGCTACGTGGTGTTTGGCAGCAAGGAAAGTTTTGCTGCCCAATTCTACCTCTCCACCCTCAACGGCAGGTCGGGCTTTGCCATCAACGGCATCAATCAATATGACCGTTCAGGCAACTCTGTCAGCAGTGCTGGAGACATCAACGGCGACGGTCTAGACGACCTGATTATCGGGGCAAATGGCGCCTCCCCCAACGGCATAACTTCAGGGCAAAGCTACGTGGTGTTTGGCAGCAAGGAAAGTTTTGCTGCCCAATTCAACCTCTCCACCCTCAACGGCACTAATGGTTTCACCATCAACGGCATCAATCAATATGACTCCTTAGGTAACTCTGTTAGCAGCGCCGGAGACATCAACGGCGACGGTCTAGACGACCTGATTATCGGGGCACCCTTTGCCTCCCCCAACGGTACCAATTCAGGGCAAAGCTACGTGGTGTTTGGCAGTAAGGAAAGTTTTGCTGCCCAATTCAACCTCTCCACCCTCAACGGCACTAATGGTTTCACCATCAACGGCATCAATGAAGATGACTCCTTA contains:
- the ubiE gene encoding bifunctional demethylmenaquinone methyltransferase/2-methoxy-6-polyprenyl-1,4-benzoquinol methylase UbiE; this encodes MTNEIQSIFNRIAPVYDQLNDWLSLGQHRIWKEMAVKWSGAKSGDTALDLCCGSGDLALRLSRRVGATGKVYGVDFSPNLLSKAKERSHWQYPQPAIAWVEADVLNLPFEDNQFDAATMGYGLRNVKDIPRSLQELYRVLKPGAKAAILDFHRPSNPQLRALQQLYLDSFVVPVASYLGLKEEYAYISPSLDRFPIGREQIELARQVGFAVATHYPIVNGMMGVLVLSKL
- a CDS encoding response regulator, whose translation is MDKPSVEIDKLQYPVMTLQQPKKLKILVVDDEPDNLDLLYRTFRRDFNVLKADSGVNALEILAAEGEVAVIISDQRMPEMKGTEFLSKTVPQFPDTVRIILTGFTDIEDLVEAINAGQVYKYITKPWDPGELKAVVQRAAETYDLLKQRTEELRRSHAQIALLSVLVQITQAASSLEETLAPIARAVSDTFGTDGCILQLTDGNTLIATQGSYSDTGTIENWLSVDPLTKEAIATGQMQVSLNILKDTKLVDAVQYKNTGVQAHLVIPISYRNQLLGVLSLQWKQPCTLREDELMLINLSAQLIAIALISCH
- a CDS encoding DUF445 domain-containing protein; the encoded protein is MDWSHLWLYVSPPVLGGIIGYFTNDIAIKMLFRPYRAIYIAGRRVPFTPGLIPRNQERLALNISKTIMGSLLTPQELQNLARRLLQTERVQGAILWLLRLAIEQIKTDKNEKSAKIVAGILRDLIGESLPRLLKVLARREDFLEAQINQIFDQILLEFQLSEEQATRLADWLLQVVLPPDVLRQTIVDFLTDRTIQIIDEGFREKTSGTYWVVANLFGLRNTLTRLRTFCLDEKEAANARLQELTKDLQIRDRIRKLLQNLSLQNLPIGTVRQLRKTTRESVRHYLQNSGSDFLQGLTDSVDWENIAVVLLNRLSTSPVVNTSLEVMSQELALILDKYLEKDLEVIVAQAIPILSIDQVIVDRVKSTSPADLEAAIEGIVKNELQAIVTLGGVLGFVIGLLQTVFLIFSQY